In the Cellvibrio sp. KY-GH-1 genome, CATGATGACCATGATGAAGAGGCGTTAGAAGAGGCTCCCAGTTATACCAGTGAATTGCCGAATGGTGGTGCACGGGTAATTGGGCAGCGCGACCCCAGCATTCCTGTGCCGAGCATTGAGAAAAAAGCCCAGGCGAAATCGTTTATTGAGAAACGCACGCGTCAGCAGGGTGAGGCTCCGGCGGTGGAGCGCCGTGCGGCCCGCGAGCCGCAACAAACCAGTTTGAATTTGGGCGAGTCGGTACCCATGCTTATGGAGTCGGTAGAGGATGCCAAAGGGCAGCCGCTGGCCCAGCATGAACGTATTGAACCAAGCTTTTCAGCATTGCGTGATGATTTGGATGAGCGCTACGACGAGAGCGAGCAGGATTATCGAGATGACGATGCCTACGAACGTGAAGATTATGAATCTGATAGTCGCTATGAGGCATCAGACGATTATCCCGATGAAGAGTTGCAAGAAGAATCCGACGTTTACGCCGAAGCCGATGATGAGCGCGGTTACGACGAAGAGCAAGACGAAGACGATGATGAATATGATGAGCAGGATGATGAAGATGATCATAGTGCACAATCATCGCAACAAAATATCGCCGCTAAGCAACCGACAGAGCCAGAAGAAGTTTTAATTATTAACGTAATGGCTCACAAGGGGGAAATGCTTAAAGGCGCGGATTTGCTCGACATTATTTTGCGTTGCGGAATGCGTTACGGCAGCATGGATATTTTTCATCGTCACAGCGATGCGAAAGGTGATGGCGCTTTGTTGTTTAGTATGGCGAATATGGTAAAGCCCGGCACGTTTGATCTGGATGCTATGGATGATTTTGAGACTCCAGGCGTGAGTTTGTTTATGACCCTGCCAATTGATGCAGATTCCATGCAGTCGTTTGAATTGATG is a window encoding:
- the zipA gene encoding cell division protein ZipA, which translates into the protein MIKDWAIIIGTLLILVILIDGIRRKRNERYGNIKVSRSLKKSLKHHDDHDEEALEEAPSYTSELPNGGARVIGQRDPSIPVPSIEKKAQAKSFIEKRTRQQGEAPAVERRAAREPQQTSLNLGESVPMLMESVEDAKGQPLAQHERIEPSFSALRDDLDERYDESEQDYRDDDAYEREDYESDSRYEASDDYPDEELQEESDVYAEADDERGYDEEQDEDDDEYDEQDDEDDHSAQSSQQNIAAKQPTEPEEVLIINVMAHKGEMLKGADLLDIILRCGMRYGSMDIFHRHSDAKGDGALLFSMANMVKPGTFDLDAMDDFETPGVSLFMTLPIDADSMQSFELMVDTAHAIAEGLNGEMKDEQRSAMTRQTLEHCRQRIRDFERMRLFRRPPRN